GTCCTCCGACGCGACCATTCGCGGCCAGGGTCCGGTCGACACGGATGTGGTCGCCAAGAACGCGGCGACGGGCGCCACGCGGCGCACGCATACCGACAAGGGCGGCAGCTACGCCCTGGTGGGCCTGCCGCCGGGCACCTACCAGGTGAGCGCCGGCCCGGGCACGGAGCGCACGGTCACCGTGACGGTGGCATCGGTCTTCACGCTCAACCTGAGCGCGCAGCAGGCCGCCGCCGCGGCACCCGCCGCAGCAGCCAACGCAAAGGACCTCGGCCCGATTTCCGTATCGGCCACCACCCTGCAGGAAGTGAAGACGTCCGAAGTGGGCACGCTGGTGTCGCTGCGCCAGATCGATACCACGCCCGCCGCATCGCGCAACTTCCTCGAGTTCGCCGACACCGTGCCGGGCATGGTGTTCACGCGTGACTCCAACGGCAACACCAGCCTGCGTTCCGGTGCCCAGGCAAGTTCGAACATCAACGTCTACATCGACGGCGTGGGCCAGAAGAACTACGTGATGCCCGGCGGCGTCACCGGCCAGAACAACAGCCAGGGCAACCCGTTCCCGCAGCTCGCCATTGCCGAATACAAGGTCATCACGTCCAACTACAAGGCTGAGTACGACCAGTTGTCGAGCGCGGCGGTGACGGCAGAAACCAAGTCGGGCACCAACGATTTCCATGGTGATGTGTTCGGCAGCTACACGAACACCAGGATGCGTGCGAGGACGCCCGCAGAGGATGCGTCCGGCGAAAAGGCCCAGTCGCACGAAAAGGATTATGGCTTCGACTTCGGTGGCCCCATCCTCAAGGATCAGGCGCACTTCTACATCGCGTACGAAGGCAAGGAGTTCAACAGCCCGATCACCGTGACACCGCAGGGCAACTCGACCTTGTGGCCGGAGTTGCCGGCGAGCGCACAGAAAGAGCTCGGCCCGACCAACCTGCCGTTCAAGGAGAACAACTGGTTCGGCAAGGTGGACTGGGAGCCGACCGACCGTGACCGTATCGAGGTCAGTGGCAAGTATCGCGACGAAAACGCGATCAGTGGTGTCGGAAGCAACAGCACAGAGAACGCCGCGCTGAACACGCGCAACACCGAAAAGCGTTTCGATATCCGTTGGGATCACAGTACCGACAGCTGGTTCAACCGCCTGCAGGCCACTTATGAGGATGCGGTCTATAACCCCAGCCCCATCGTGCTGGGCTACGGCGCGTCCTATACCGACTACAAGAACCAGAACTCCACGCTGCTGGTGGACGGCGCTTCGCCGTTGTCATTCCAGAACAAGGGCCAGAAGGGCCCGGCGATCTCCGACGACTTCACCTTGAATGACGTTCAGTGGCACGGCGACCACGTGATCAAGATGGGCGTGAAGTTCAAGTCCGTGAAGCTGACCGCGCAGGATGCCGGCGACACCAACGCGCTGTACACCTATGCGGTGGGTCCGGACGGCACCGAGTCGATTCCGTACAAGGTGCAGTTTGGTAATCCGATTCCGGGGCAGAACCCGGTCGCGACCAGTCGCGACAAGCAGTTCGGTACCTACATCCAGGATGACTGGCAGGTGGACGACCACTGGACCTTCAACCTCGGCGTGCGCTGGGACTACGAAGAAACGCCCTCGTACCTCAACTACGTGACGCCAGCCGGCGTGGTCGCCGCGATCAATTCGCAGGACCCGAATGCGCCCGCAGGGCAGACCTATGCGCAGACGCTGGCCAAGGGCGGCGTGAATATCAACGACTACATCAGCACAGGCAACAATCGCCACGCACAGAAGAACGAGATCCAGCCGCGCATCGGTTTCTCCAACGATCTGTTCGGTGACGAAGCGCATGTGATCTTCGGCGGCTGGGGTCGTTCGTACGACCGCAACCTGTATGAGTCGCTGCAGGTCGAGCAGACCAAGTCGGTGCTGTCGCAGCCCACGCTACTGTTCAACACCCCGCTGTCGCCGTGTGTGCCCAGCGCCACCTGCCTCACCTGGAACCCGGCTTATCTGGGCATTCCTGCCCTGCAGGCGCTGGTTGCCAACAGCACGGCGGGCAAGGAGGTGGACCTGATTAACAACAACCTGAAGTCGCCGTATTCAGATCAGCTAAGCATTGGCATGCGCAACCAGGTCGGCGAATGGAACACGAGCGTCGCCTTCGTGAACATCAAGAGCTTCAACGGCATCGTGTACACCCTGGGCAACCGCTATCCGAACGGTGCCTTCTGGCAGGGCGGCAGCCAGCCATGGAGCTACGGCATACCGGGCTACGGCAGCCTGATCATCGGCAACAACGGCCTGAAGACCAAGACCAACCAATTCCTGATTTCTGCCGAGAAGCCTTACACGGCCGACTCGCACTGGAGTGCATCGTTCGCGTACACCTACACGAATGCCGTGCAGAACAACGACAACCAGGATCCGACCGACCAGTACGCGTTCGACTTCTCGACCATTCACGCGTACCCGTTCACCGGTGCGGCCGTCGCCAAACATCGACTGGTATCCACCGGCTCGCTCGATGGCCCGTGGGGCTTTGTATTCGGCGCCAAGCTGACGCTCGCCACGCCGATTCCGGATCTTGGACTCGCCTGTTATCAGACGCCGACCAACCAGGAAGTGGGCAGCATGAACGGCGGCGGTTGCCAGTCGGTATCGATTCATCCGCCCGGCACCGGCAAGTTCCTTGTTGGCGGCAAGGTGTTCGGTTACCGCGACTTCGACATGCAGGCCACCAAGAACTTCAAGGTCTGGGGCAATCTCAACGGTTACGTGCGTATCGACCTTCTCAACGCATTCAACTGGAACAATTACAAGGAATATGTCGAAAACTGGAACGCGCTCAGTACTGGCCAGCGCGCCGTGATCTACAACTCGGTGGGTGACATCACCGGTTACCCCCGCACTCTCAAGGTCACCGCAGGCATCAACTTCTAAGTACACCCCGGCCATCTGGACGATGGCTTTTCACGAGGCCCGCGTGTTGCGGGCCTCATCTTTGAGAGCACGATCCGGCGCTGCGTGGCAGCACGGGTCAGGCCCTGAGGAAACCGTGACATGAGCAAGCGAACCATCCGTGCCGCACTGGTCGGCGCACTGACCCTCGCGGTGGGCATGGCAACGGCGGCACCGGCCGCCTCAGCCGGCGACACGGCGACCCTGAAGTACAACGCCTTGCCGGCCGGGCAGCGCGCCGCCATCGACGAGCTGGAGCAGCGCACGTTCCAGTGGTTCTGGGACAGCGCCGACCCGAAGACGGGGCTGGTGCCCGATCACTGGCCGGCGGAATCGTTCGCCAGCATCGCCTCGGTAGGCTTCGCGCTGACCGCCTATGGCGTGGGCGTGGAGCGCGGCTACGTGACGCGCGATCAGGCGGTGGAACGCACCCTGGCTACGTTGAAGTTCTTCAACGAGGCCACGCAGAACGACAGCGAAGACGACGCCACCGGCAATCACGGTTTCTTCTACCACTTCCTCGACATGAAGACCGGCAAGCGCTACTCGCGCTGGGTGGAACTGTCGAGCGTGGATACCACGCTGCTGCTGGGTGGCGTGCTGTTCTCGCAGACCTATTACGACGGCCACAACGCGAAGGAAAAGCAGATCCGCGAGCTGGCCGATGCCATCTATCGCCGCGTCGACTGGACCTGGATGCAGCCCAAGGCGCCCCTGATCAGCATGGGCTGGACGCCGGGCGGCAAATTCATCCCCGCCAACTGGAAGGGCTACGACGAAGGCATGCTGGTCTACGTGCTGGCGATGGGCTCGCCCACGCACCCGGTGAGCGACGATGCGTGGCAGGCCTGGGCCAGCACCTATCCCAAGCAATGGGGTGAATTCCAGGGGCGAACCTTCCTCAACTTCGCGCCGCTGTTCGGCCACCAGTACAGCCAGACCTGGGTTGATTTCCGCGGCATCCGCGATGCCTGGAGCCGTGATCACAACACCGACTACTTCCAGAACAGCCGCGAAGCCACCTATGCGCAGCGCGCCTATGCCATCGCCAATCCCAACCACTGGGAGGGCTATGGCGAGAACATCTGGGGCCTGACCGCGTGCAATGGCCCCGGCGATGCGGTGGTGAAGCGCGACGATGGCAGCACGCGCGCCTTCTATGGCTACACCGCGCGTGGTGCCGGTCTGGACTACATCTCCGATGACGGTACCATCGCTCCTACGGCGGCAGGTGGCTCCATTGCCTTTGCACCGGAGATCGCGGTGCCTGCGCTGCTGGAAATGAAGAACAAGTATGGTGACGCCATCTATGGCAAATACGGCTTCGTGGATGCCTTCAATCCGAGCTACGGCACCGGCATGGCACCCAAGGAAGGACGCATCGTGCCGGGCATGGGCTGGGCCGACGACAAGCAGATCGGTATCGATCAGGGGCCTATCGTCTTGATGATCGAGAACTGGCGCAGCGGCTTTGTCTGGAACGTGATGCGCAGGAATCCGTATATCCGCAAGGGCCTGGAACGCGCCGGCTTTACCGGCGGCTGGCTGGAGCACACGAAGTAACCCATGCGCTGGCTGATACGCCCACCCGTTGCAACGGCATGCCGCCTGCTGGCGGCTGCCGCGCTGTTGCTGGCGGGTTGTTCCTCGTCGCAGGACCCGCAGACGCTCACTTTCTGGACCTTCGGCCGCGAAGGCGAAGCCGTGGTGAAACTGCTGCCGGCGTTCGAGCGCGAACATCCCGGCATTCACGTGAACGTGCAGCAGCTACCGCTGTCCGCGGCACACCAGAAGCTGCTCACCGCGTTCGCCGGCAACTCCACGCCGGACCTGTGCCAGCTGGGCAACACCTGGTTGCCCGAGTTCGTGGCGATCAAGGCGCTGGAGCCGCTGCAGCAGCGCGTGGCGGCATCCACGGCGGTGCAGCCGGATGACTACTTCGCGCACATCTGGTCCACCAACCTGATCGACGGCACGCTGTATGGCGTGCCCTGGTACGTGGATACGCGCCTGCTTTTCTACCGGCGCGATCTGCTCAAGGCAGCAGGTTTCGACGCCCCGCCGCGTGACTGGGCAGAGTGGCGCCGGATGCTGGCCGCGCTCAGCCATCCCGATCGCGGTACCTACGGCATCCTGCTGCCCACCAACGAGTACGAGCAGCTGATGTCGCTGGCGCTGCAGCAATCTGAGCCGATGCTGCGCGATGGCGGGCGCTATGGCAATTTCCGCAGCCCCGGCTTCAAGCGCGCGCTCAGCTTCTATGTCGATACCTTCCGCCTGCGCCAGGCGCCGGCGATCACCGCCGTGGAAGCGGGTAATCCGTGGGAAGAGTTTGGCCGCGGCGTGTATGCCTTCTATTTCTCCGGTCCGTGGAACATCGGCGAGTTTCGCCAGCGCCTGCCGGCCAACCGCGAGAACGAATGGGCCACGGCACCGCTGCCCGGTCCTGACGGCGGCGTGGCCGGTGCGGCGGGTGGCGCGAGCCTGGTGGTGTTCCGTCGCTCCACGCACAAGGACCAGGCCTGGGCGCTGATCGAATACCTGTCCCGTCCCGACGTGCAGCAGCGTTTCTACGACCTGCTCGGCGACATGCCCGCACGACGCAGTGCATGGGATGGCGGCAGCCTGCGCACCGATCCGAAGGTGCAGGCGTTCCGCCAGCAACTGGAAAACGTCAAGGCGACGCCGCCCGTGCCGGAGTGGGAACAGATCGCCAACGAGATGCAGCTGGTGGCCGCGCAGGCGGTGGCCGGCGAACTGAGTGTGGATGAGGCCGCAGCGGAGATGGATCGCCGCGCGGACCGCATTCTGGAGAAGCGTCGCTGGGTGCTCGATCACTCGCGCGCCACGGAGGCAGCACCATGAAGCGACCATCCGCCGCGTGGTGGTTCCTCGCACCCGCCATGCTCGTGCTCGGCGTGTTTTTCCTCTTGCCGGTGGTGGCGGCGCTGGCGCTCAGCCTCACCGACTATGACCTCTACGCGCTGGCCGATATCCGCCACCTGCGCTTCGTCGCGCTGCACAACTACTGGGACCTGCTGCACCAGCCGGCATTCTGGTCGGCACTCGGGCATACGCTGACCTTCGTGGTGGTGGGCGTGCCGTTGTCCATCATGGTGTCGCTGGGCATGGCGCTGCTGCTCAACTCGCCGCTGGTGCGCTGCAAGAGCTTCTTCCGCACCGCACTGTTCGCGCCGGTGGTGACCACCGTGGTGGCCGTGGCGGTGGTGTGGCGCTACATCCTCAACACCAAGTACGGCTGGCTCAATTACGTGCTGGGCCTGGTAGGCATCCATCCGGTGGACTGGCTGGGCGATCCGCACTGGGCGATGCCATCGATCATCCTGTTCGCCGTGTGGAAGAACTTCGGCTACAACATGATCATCCTGCTGGCGGGCCTGCAGGCCATTCCGGCCGATCTCTACGAGGCGGCACGCATCGATGGCGCCTCGGCGCCGCAGCAGTTCCGCCACATCACCCTGCCCATGCTGGGTCCCACCCTGCTGATGGTGGCCATCCTCACCGTATCGGGTTATTTCCAGCTGTTTGCCGAGCCCTATGTGATGACCGAAGGCGGCCCGCTGCAGAGCACCACCAGCGTGCTCTACCTGATGTACAACGAAGGCTTCAAATGGTGGAACTTCGGCATGGCTTCGGCCGTGGCGTTCCTGTTGTTCGTGATCATGTTCGCCGTCACTGCGCTCATGCTGCGGCTGGGCCGGCGCGGAGCCACGGCATGAGCCCCCGCATTGCCAAGGCGCTCGTTCACGGCCTGCTGATCGGTGCCGTGCTGGTGGCCGTGTTTCCGCTGCTGTGGATGCTGTCGGTGTCTTTCATGCACCCCGGCGAAGCCGGCAGCCTGCCGCCGCCGCTGCTGCCGTCGCATCCCACGTGGAACAACTACCAGGCGTTGTTCGTGCGCGCGGGCGTGGGTCGCTACCTGTTCAACAGCCTGGCGATTTCCACCGCCATCACCGTGCTGTCGCTGGCCTTCAACCTGATGGCGGGCTATGCCTTCGCCAAGCTGCGCTTCGCCGGCCGCGAGCGCCTGTTCCGCGGGCTGCTCGGCATGCTGGTGATCCCCGCACAGGTGGCCATGCTGCCGCTGTTCCTCACGCTCAAGTACATGGGCCTGGTGAACAGCTATGCCGCCGTGGTGCTGCCGGCAGCGGCCACGGCGTTCGGCATCTTCCTGGTGCGCCAGTACGCGCGCGGCATTCCCGATGAACTGCTGGAAGCGGCGCGCATCGATGGCGCCAGCGAGTGGCGCATCTTCGGCCAGATCGTTTTGCCGCTGCTCAAGCCCATCATGGTGACGCTCGCCATCTTCACCTTCCTCACCGCATGGAACGACTTCATGTGGCCACTGATCGCACTGACCGGCCAGGAGCATTACACGCTGCCGCTCGGCCTGGCTTCGCTCGCACGCGAGCACGCGCAAGACAGCGAGCTGATGATGGCCGGCTCGGTGGTGACGGTGATTCCCGTGCTGGCGCTGTTTCTCGCCATGCAGCGCTACTACATCGAGGGGTTGTTGCTGGGTAGCGTGAAGGGTTGATGAC
The nucleotide sequence above comes from Dyella telluris. Encoded proteins:
- a CDS encoding carbohydrate ABC transporter permease; amino-acid sequence: MSPRIAKALVHGLLIGAVLVAVFPLLWMLSVSFMHPGEAGSLPPPLLPSHPTWNNYQALFVRAGVGRYLFNSLAISTAITVLSLAFNLMAGYAFAKLRFAGRERLFRGLLGMLVIPAQVAMLPLFLTLKYMGLVNSYAAVVLPAAATAFGIFLVRQYARGIPDELLEAARIDGASEWRIFGQIVLPLLKPIMVTLAIFTFLTAWNDFMWPLIALTGQEHYTLPLGLASLAREHAQDSELMMAGSVVTVIPVLALFLAMQRYYIEGLLLGSVKG
- a CDS encoding carbohydrate ABC transporter permease; amino-acid sequence: MKRPSAAWWFLAPAMLVLGVFFLLPVVAALALSLTDYDLYALADIRHLRFVALHNYWDLLHQPAFWSALGHTLTFVVVGVPLSIMVSLGMALLLNSPLVRCKSFFRTALFAPVVTTVVAVAVVWRYILNTKYGWLNYVLGLVGIHPVDWLGDPHWAMPSIILFAVWKNFGYNMIILLAGLQAIPADLYEAARIDGASAPQQFRHITLPMLGPTLLMVAILTVSGYFQLFAEPYVMTEGGPLQSTTSVLYLMYNEGFKWWNFGMASAVAFLLFVIMFAVTALMLRLGRRGATA
- a CDS encoding glucoamylase family protein, with the protein product MSKRTIRAALVGALTLAVGMATAAPAASAGDTATLKYNALPAGQRAAIDELEQRTFQWFWDSADPKTGLVPDHWPAESFASIASVGFALTAYGVGVERGYVTRDQAVERTLATLKFFNEATQNDSEDDATGNHGFFYHFLDMKTGKRYSRWVELSSVDTTLLLGGVLFSQTYYDGHNAKEKQIRELADAIYRRVDWTWMQPKAPLISMGWTPGGKFIPANWKGYDEGMLVYVLAMGSPTHPVSDDAWQAWASTYPKQWGEFQGRTFLNFAPLFGHQYSQTWVDFRGIRDAWSRDHNTDYFQNSREATYAQRAYAIANPNHWEGYGENIWGLTACNGPGDAVVKRDDGSTRAFYGYTARGAGLDYISDDGTIAPTAAGGSIAFAPEIAVPALLEMKNKYGDAIYGKYGFVDAFNPSYGTGMAPKEGRIVPGMGWADDKQIGIDQGPIVLMIENWRSGFVWNVMRRNPYIRKGLERAGFTGGWLEHTK
- a CDS encoding TonB-dependent receptor, which produces MIIQTQKRKRLLAAAIGFAMASAMPAISLAQSSDATIRGQGPVDTDVVAKNAATGATRRTHTDKGGSYALVGLPPGTYQVSAGPGTERTVTVTVASVFTLNLSAQQAAAAAPAAAANAKDLGPISVSATTLQEVKTSEVGTLVSLRQIDTTPAASRNFLEFADTVPGMVFTRDSNGNTSLRSGAQASSNINVYIDGVGQKNYVMPGGVTGQNNSQGNPFPQLAIAEYKVITSNYKAEYDQLSSAAVTAETKSGTNDFHGDVFGSYTNTRMRARTPAEDASGEKAQSHEKDYGFDFGGPILKDQAHFYIAYEGKEFNSPITVTPQGNSTLWPELPASAQKELGPTNLPFKENNWFGKVDWEPTDRDRIEVSGKYRDENAISGVGSNSTENAALNTRNTEKRFDIRWDHSTDSWFNRLQATYEDAVYNPSPIVLGYGASYTDYKNQNSTLLVDGASPLSFQNKGQKGPAISDDFTLNDVQWHGDHVIKMGVKFKSVKLTAQDAGDTNALYTYAVGPDGTESIPYKVQFGNPIPGQNPVATSRDKQFGTYIQDDWQVDDHWTFNLGVRWDYEETPSYLNYVTPAGVVAAINSQDPNAPAGQTYAQTLAKGGVNINDYISTGNNRHAQKNEIQPRIGFSNDLFGDEAHVIFGGWGRSYDRNLYESLQVEQTKSVLSQPTLLFNTPLSPCVPSATCLTWNPAYLGIPALQALVANSTAGKEVDLINNNLKSPYSDQLSIGMRNQVGEWNTSVAFVNIKSFNGIVYTLGNRYPNGAFWQGGSQPWSYGIPGYGSLIIGNNGLKTKTNQFLISAEKPYTADSHWSASFAYTYTNAVQNNDNQDPTDQYAFDFSTIHAYPFTGAAVAKHRLVSTGSLDGPWGFVFGAKLTLATPIPDLGLACYQTPTNQEVGSMNGGGCQSVSIHPPGTGKFLVGGKVFGYRDFDMQATKNFKVWGNLNGYVRIDLLNAFNWNNYKEYVENWNALSTGQRAVIYNSVGDITGYPRTLKVTAGINF
- a CDS encoding sugar ABC transporter substrate-binding protein, which gives rise to MRWLIRPPVATACRLLAAAALLLAGCSSSQDPQTLTFWTFGREGEAVVKLLPAFEREHPGIHVNVQQLPLSAAHQKLLTAFAGNSTPDLCQLGNTWLPEFVAIKALEPLQQRVAASTAVQPDDYFAHIWSTNLIDGTLYGVPWYVDTRLLFYRRDLLKAAGFDAPPRDWAEWRRMLAALSHPDRGTYGILLPTNEYEQLMSLALQQSEPMLRDGGRYGNFRSPGFKRALSFYVDTFRLRQAPAITAVEAGNPWEEFGRGVYAFYFSGPWNIGEFRQRLPANRENEWATAPLPGPDGGVAGAAGGASLVVFRRSTHKDQAWALIEYLSRPDVQQRFYDLLGDMPARRSAWDGGSLRTDPKVQAFRQQLENVKATPPVPEWEQIANEMQLVAAQAVAGELSVDEAAAEMDRRADRILEKRRWVLDHSRATEAAP